Proteins encoded within one genomic window of Paramisgurnus dabryanus chromosome 13, PD_genome_1.1, whole genome shotgun sequence:
- the bola1 gene encoding bolA-like protein 1: MLSSTLRCLRLSSFRLVLSRQLVHHQPHMEHSGSRPVEATIRTKLTQSLTPEHLEVLNESHMHAVPPGSESHFRVLVVSPKFEGLSLLQRHRLVNEALKEELSTCVHALAIQAKTPQQWSSNPSLAKSPPCLGGSKHDSTMAEKLKAGRD, from the coding sequence ATGCTGTCCAGCACTCTTCGCTGTCTGCGTCTCTCTTCTTTCAGACTTGTTTTATCCAGACAGCTGGTCCATCATCAGCCCCACATGGAGCACAGTGGTTCCCGTCCCGTAGAGGCCACCATACGAACCAAACTGACCCAGTCACTCACACCTGAGCACCTGGAGGTTTTAAACGAGAGTCACATGCATGCCGTTCCTCCCGGATCAGAATCCCACTTCAGAGTTCTCGTGGTGAGTCCCAAGTTCGAGGGTCTGTCCCTGCTGCAGCGTCATCGGCTCGTGAATGAAGCCCTGAAGGAGGAACTCAGTACCTGCGTTCATGCCCTCGCCATCCAGGCCAAGACGCCTCAGCAGTGGAGCAGCAACCCCAGTCTGGCCAAAAGCCCCCCGTGCCTGGGAGGATCTAAACATGACAGCACAATGGCTGAGAAACTAAAGGCAGGTCGAGACTAA